In one window of Arachis ipaensis cultivar K30076 chromosome B06, Araip1.1, whole genome shotgun sequence DNA:
- the LOC107647577 gene encoding polyadenylate-binding protein, cytoplasmic and nuclear-like, translating into MVKKDPQIWNWEAYLRLESESFTIFVDNLPGNVSKNELFHMFKWIGRINDIYLARKEKYGRIHLFAFIRYTTKGGILKAINEMNGMQLRSKEIFVGEAKYRRRIDVRRKTTTHDEDVMESPDGKQEKSKKRIFR; encoded by the coding sequence ATGGTGAAAAAAGATCCACAGATTTGGAATTGGGAAGCGTATCTCCGATTGGAGAGTGAATCATTCACAATTTTTGTGGATAATTTACCTGGCAATGTTTCGAAGAATGAATTGTTTCATATGTTCAAGTGGATAGGAAGGATAAATGACATCTATTTGGCACGTAAGGAGAAGTATGGTCGGATCCATCTGTTTGCTTTTATCAGGTATACTACAAAAGGAGGTATATTAAAGGCCATCAATGagatgaatggaatgcaattaaGGAGCAAAGAGATATTTGTGGGTGAGGCTAAGTACAGGAGGAGGATTGATGTCCGGAGAAAAACCACTACACACGATGAAGATGTCATGGAGTCTCCTgatggaaaacaagaaaaatcaaagaaaagaatATTTAGGTGA